The following proteins come from a genomic window of Meles meles chromosome 1, mMelMel3.1 paternal haplotype, whole genome shotgun sequence:
- the LOC123948926 gene encoding LOW QUALITY PROTEIN: peptidoglycan recognition protein 4-like (The sequence of the model RefSeq protein was modified relative to this genomic sequence to represent the inferred CDS: deleted 1 base in 1 codon; substituted 1 base at 1 genomic stop codon): protein MLLWLCVLALGLRAWDYPTDVSTVISHKEWGAEAVGCSTPLTMPIDFLVTHHIPGLECHNQTTCSQRLWELRAHHTHNSWCDVAYNFLAGDDGRVYEGIGWNVQGMQTQGYNISLGFAFFGTKEGHSPSLAAXSAMKGLISYAVQKGHLSSKYVQPLLVKGENCLLPLQKANPKKACSTIISQSTWEAKETHCRKMNLPAKYVIIIYTVGRTCIMSVECCLLVKDSQCLFIYRLNSCDIGYNFLVGQDGAIYEGVGWNVQGSHAPGYNDIALGIAFMGTFMDTSPNATALEAAQNLIQCAVDKGYLIPNYLLVGHSDIVNTLSPGRALYNIIKAWPHFKH from the exons ATTACCCCACAGATGTATCCACAGTGATCTCTCATAAGGAATGGGGGGCTGAAGCTGTTGGCTGCAGCACCCCACTGACCATGCCCATCGATTTTCTTGTCACACACCATATCCCTGGACTGGAGTGTCACAACCAGACTACGTGCAGTCAGAGGCTGTGGGAGCTGCGGGCTCATCACACGCACAACAGCTGGTGTGATGTGGCCTACAA CTTCCTGGCTGGGGATGATGGCAGGGTGTATGAAGGTATTGGCTGGAATGTCCAAGGCATGCAGACCCAGGGCTACAACATCTCCCTGGGCTTTGCTTTCTTTGGAACCAAGGAAG GCCACAGTCCCAGCCTGGCTGCCTAATCAGCAATGAAGGGCCTGATCTCCTATGCTGTCCAGAAGGGCCACCTGTCATCAAAGTATGTTCAGCCCCTTCTTGTGAAAGGTGAGAACTGCCTACTCCCTCTGCAGAAGGCAAATCCCAAGAAAG CTTGCTCCACCATTATCTCACAGTCTACATGGGAGGCCAAGGAA ACCCACTGCCGCAAGATGAATCTCCCAGCTAAGTACGTCATCATCATCTACACTGTTGGGAGAACCTGCATCATGTCTGTTGAGTGCTGCTTGCTGGTCAAAGATAGCCAGTGTCTCTTCATATACAGGTTGAACTCATGTGACATTGGGTATAA CTTCCTCGTGGGGCAGGATGGTGCTATTTATGAAGGAGTGGGCTGGAATGTCCAAGGTTCCCATGCTCCTGGCTACAATGACATTGCCCTGGGCATTGCCTTTATGGGCACCTTCATGG ATACCTCGCCCAATGCCACAGCCTTGGAGGCAGCCCAGAACCTGATCCAGTGCGCAGTGGACAAGGGATATTTAATTCCCAACTACCTGCTGGTGGGGCACAGTGATATTGTCAACACCCTGTCTCCTGGGCGAGCTTTGTACAACATCATTAAGGCTTGGCCTCATTTCAAACACTGA